A region of Rhodamnia argentea isolate NSW1041297 chromosome 9, ASM2092103v1, whole genome shotgun sequence DNA encodes the following proteins:
- the LOC115739700 gene encoding transcription factor DYT1, whose protein sequence is MDGLCLGGIGGGENGRIGRGQLEDNDDDDDTQYKSKNLEAERRRRLKLSQRLLTLRSLVPKITNMNMATIIDDAVTYIVDLQKNVKALSDQLLETEAPCEDGPKASVDEIDTAQEMEANGVKPDVQVTSIDEHKLWIKIIIPKKKSRFTKLLETLSVCGFELTDTSVTAFKGAMLILSCVEGASGEMLKASRTKDLLLEIIKGI, encoded by the exons ATGGATGGACTGTGCTTAGGTGGAATTGGAGGTGGCGAAAACGGAAGGATCGGCCGAGGGCAGCTCGAGGacaatgacgacgacgacgacactCAGTACAAGTCCAAGAACCTGGAAGCCGAGAGGCGGAGGCGATTAAAGCTGAGCCAGAGGCTCCTGACGCTGCGCTCATTAGTCCCGAAAATCACAAAT ATGAACATGGCAACAATTATAGATGATGCAGTGACTTACATAGTGGATCTGCAGAAGAATGTGAAGGCCCTGAGCGACCAACTTCTCGAAACGGAGGCACCGTGTGAAGACGGGCCAAAGGCATCGGTCGATGAGATTGACACGGCCCAAGAGATGGAAGCGAATGGTGTCAAG CCAGATGTTCAGGTGACCAGCATCGACGAACATAAGCTGTGGATTAAGATCATAATCCCGAAGAAAAAGAGCAGATTCACCAAGTTGTTGGAGACGCTGAGCGTTTGCGGCTTCGAACTGACCGATACCAGTGTCACCGCATTTAAAGGCGCGATGCTTATATTGTCATGTGTGGAG GGGGCTTCTGGCGAAATGCTTAAGGCTTCACGGACCAAAGACTTGCTCCTAGAGATCATCAAAGGCATTTAA
- the LOC115739827 gene encoding pentatricopeptide repeat-containing protein At3g13160, mitochondrial-like: protein MSSVLRSLRRVFAKPPSRPRTDHLGGQHDLGKLVAEFKKLSRSTQFRRNNVPYEKTVQRLAYHRQFALIEDLLEHQKQYVARSSDKFAVRLIGLYGKAGMFEHARKLFDEMPSLAREPSLVHLNALLAACVDSRKFDKVEEIFRQLPEKLSLDIDVCTYNAVIKGYCLMGDLDSALSLLDEMERKGIEPNLISWNTLLEAYYGSGRLSDGEKIWDLMVSKDVTPSVRSYNPRLRGILLQNRVADAVKLLDEMRDKGIEADTHSYNAFIIRCCRNGDLDGAKKWYGRLVESKCNVDRVTVSALFPLLCEKGDYELAHRLCIKAMDQKLLRGSDTLQNVVDLLVRESKVDLATEIVEHGKAKKTPYNLKLPQAA, encoded by the coding sequence ATGTCTTCAGTACTTCGTAGCCTCCGGCGCGTCTTCGCCAAACCACCATCCCGCCCTCGCACAGACCATCTCGGCGGACAACACGACCTCGGCAAGCTGGTCGCCGAGTTCAAGAAACTCTCCCGGTCCACCCAGTTTCGTCGTAACAACGTCCCGTACGAGAAGACCGTCCAACGCCTCGCGTATCACCGGCAGTTCGCTTTGATCGAGGACCTCCTCGAGCACCAGAAGCAGTACGTGGCACGCTCGAGCGACAAGTTCGCGGTCCGCCTGATCGGCCTCTACGGGAAAGCGGGCATGTTCGAGCACGCCCGGAAgctgttcgacgaaatgcctAGCCTAGCACGCGAGCCCTCGCTGGTACACCTTAATGCCCTTTTGGCCGCCTGTGTTGATTCCAGGAAGTTCGATAAGGTCGAGGAGATTTTCCGCCAGTTGCCGGAGAAACTGTCTCTGGACATTGATGTCTGCACTTACAATGCGGTTATTAAGGGCTATTGCCTGATGGGTGATCTTGATTCTGCTCTTTCGTTGCTTGATGAGATGGAGAGAAAAGGGATTGAGCCTAATTTGATATCTTGGAATACACTGCTTGAGGCTTATTATGGGAGTGGCAGGCTATCGGACGGAGAGAAGATATGGGATTTAATGGTGAGCAAGGATGTTACTCCTAGCGTCAGGAGTTACAATCCGAGACTTCGTGGAATACTTTTGCAGAACAGAGTTGCGGATGCtgttaagctgttagatgaaatgCGGGATAAGGGAATTGAGGCTGATACACACAGCTACAATGCTTTTATCATTCGGTGTTGCCGAAATGGAGACTTGGATGGAGCCAAGAAATGGTATGGGCGACTGGTGGAGAGTAAATGCAATGTTGATCGGGTGACAGTGTCCGCTCTCTTCCCTTTGCTTTGTGAAAAGGGCGACTATGAATTGGCCCATAGGCTTTGCATCAAGGCCATGGATCAAAAGTTACTTCGTGGATCAGATACTCTGCAGAATGTTGTGGATCTCTTGGTTAGGGAATCGAAGGTTGATCTGGCAAcagagattgtggagcatggcAAGGCCAAGAAGACACCGTACAATCTAAAATTGCCTCAAGCAGCATGA
- the LOC115739772 gene encoding alpha-farnesene synthase-like encodes MEYTVGWSCTSLTLKASSTSGVLSRNYKLITSPFYNRCEIIPTYKTNQVRFRPCQASSPQATEKMHQRRSANYKPNLWNYEFLKSLDNKYNHVERNKERVERLVEDVKPIFEEAVDSLAKLELIDNITKMGLSNLFDKEMKEALEAVASTNGFTMEGHVYASALRFRLLRQHGYVVSQDELRSFKEGSNTFDRSNREDIEAMVQLLEASHLALEGENILDEAKAFSTGILRESLSGLDGQLSERAVRALELPMHWRVQWLDIKWQIDLYEQQENKRSNLLELAKLNFNTVQATHQKDLRDIFRWWRDLGLMKHVDFTRDRPVESFLYALGFSQEPRFSSLRKSLTKVVIFILVIDDVYDLYGSLEELECFTRAITGWDSEQIQQLPECMKVCFRALRNVTYEIAYDISKDKDWHRVLPHLNKAWADFCKALLTEAKWDHSGYAPSLDEYLSNAWTSSSGPLLLSHAYFFAGHMKLEDVADLLEKNKDLIYNVSMIIRLCNDLRTSKAEIDRGDAPSSVACYMREANVSEDVAQEHIKGLIDRAWKSVNVHCFGDDLTPFLRSYIDVTVNAARAAHMLYQNGDGFGTHDADTRRQILSTVIEPLALD; translated from the exons ATGGAGTATACTGTTGGATGGTCTTGTACCTCTCTCACCCTAAAAGCTAGTTCAACGAGTGGGGTTTTATCTCGCAATTATAAATTAATCACCAGCCCCTTCTACAATCGATGTGAGATAATCCCAACCTACAAAACAAATCAAGTCCGATTTCGACCATGCCAAGCAAGTTCGCCGCAAGCCACAGAGAAGATGCATCAAAGGAGATCTGCCAATTACAAGCCTAACCTTTGGAATTACGAATTCCTCAAGTCGCTTGACAACAAGTACAACCACGTA gaaagaaataaagaacgGGTTGAACGGCTTGTGGAGGATGTAAAGCCAATATTCGAGGAAGCAGTCGATTCACTTGCGAAGCTAGAGTTGATCGACAACATCACAAAAATGGGGTTGTCCAACCTTTTCGACAAAGAGAtgaaagaagctcttgaagcAGTTGCATCCACCAATGGTTTCACCATGGAAGGTCACGTCTATGCTAGCGCTCTTCGATTTAGGCTACTTCGACAGCATGGTTACGTCGTTTCACAAG ATGAATTGAGGAGCTTCAAAGAAGGAAGCAACACATTCGACAGAAGCAATCGCGAAGATATTGAAGCTATGGTACAGCTTCTTGAGGCATCACACCTGGCTTTGGAAGGGGAAAACATTTTGGACGAAGCAAAAGCCTTCTCGACTGGGATTCTCCGTGAGAGCCTCTCCGGTTTGGACGGTCAGCTCTCCGAGCGCGCCGTCCGTGCCTTGGAGCTTCCGATGCACTGGAGGGTCCAGTGGCTCGACATCAAATGGCAAATCGACTTGTACGAGCAACAGGAGAACAAGCGAAGTAATCTGCTTGAGCTTGCCAAGCTCAATTTCAACACGGTCCAAGCCACACACCAAAAAGATCTTAGAGACATATTCAG GTGGTGGAGGGATCTGGGACTTATGAAACATGTGGACTTCACGAGGGATCGGCCGGTTGAGAGTTTCTTGTACGCCCTCGGATTCTCTCAGGAACCACGGTTCAGCTCACTCCGAAAATCTCTCACAAAAGTTGTCATCTTCATACTGGTGATCGACGATGTCTATGACCTTTATGGTTCGTTGGAGGAATTAGAATGCTTCACCCGCGCCATTACCGG GTGGGACTCGGAGCAGATTCAACAGCTTCCCGAGTGCATGAAGGTCTGTTTCCGAGCGCTTCGCAATGTTACATACGAGATCGCGTATGATATCAGCAAGGACAAAGATTGGCATAGAGTACTACCGCATCTCAACAAAGCC TGGGCTGATTTTTGCAAAGCATTACTTACGGAAGCAAAGTGGGACCATTCGGGCTACGCACCCTCTTTGGATGAGTACTTGAGCAATGCATGGACATCATCTTCAGGACCACTGCTCTTGTCTCATGCTTATTTCTTTGCGGGACACATGAAATTGGAGGATGTTGCAGATTTGCTGGAGAAAAACAAGGATCTCATTTATAATGTGTCCATGATAATTCGACTCTGCAATGACTTAAGGACATCCAAG GCTGAAATAGACAGAGGAGATGCTCCATCATCAGTGGCGTGTTACATGCGAGAAGCTAACGTATCAGAAGACGTCGCTCAGGAGCACATCAAGGGATTGATAGACAGAGCATGGAAAAGCGTTAATGTTCATTGTTTCGGCGATGACTTGACACCATTTCTCCGATCCTATATCGATGTCACCGTGAATGCGGCTCGAGCTGCGCATATGCTTTACCAAAACGGAGATGGGTTCGGCACCCATGACGCCGACACTAGACGGCAAATTCTATCTACTGTGATCGAGCCTCTCGCTCTCGATTGA
- the LOC115739830 gene encoding uncharacterized protein LOC115739830, with the protein MSLTYKSFRFLSLFLPLLFVFPQSTFSSSNSIQNLLQSQGLPGGLFPHDVKSFTLYPDGLLEVILDRPCLAKFDTRVYFDSVVRANLTYGKLMGMEGLSQKELFLWLPVKDIIVDDPSSGVIVFDIGVAYKQLSLSLFEDPPVCNPSDLEVLQPKIGRKEIGFEALR; encoded by the exons ATGTCACTGACATacaaatctttccgctttctctctctctttctccctctcctctTCGTCTTCCCTCAGTCCACGTTCTCATCATCCAACTCCATCCAGAACCTCCTCCAAAGCCAGGGCTTGCCCGGAGGGCTCTTCCCGCACGATGTCAAGTCGTTCACGCTCTACCCAGATGGCCTCCTCGAAGTCATCTTGGACCGCCCGTGCCTGGCCAAGTTCGACACCAGAGTCTACTTCGACAGCGTCGTGAGAGCCAACCTCACTTACG GTAAGCTTATGGGGATGGAGGGTCTGTCTCAGAAAGAGCTGTTCCTGTGGCTTCCGGTGAAGGATATTATAGTGGACGATCCATCTTCTGGTGTCATAGTGTTTGATATTGGGGTTGCTTATAAgcagctctctctttctctatttgaAGATCCTCCTGTGTGTAACCcttcag ATTTGGAGGTTCTACAGCCAAAGATTGGGAGGAAGGAAATTGGATTTGAAGCTCTGAGATGA
- the LOC115739747 gene encoding pentatricopeptide repeat-containing protein At1g55890, mitochondrial-like, protein MSTVLGRLHGVFTRRPRLPRVDLGKQCDLRKLVTQFKQLSESTEFRRRRVLYEKTVQRLAKHRQFALIEDLLEDQKQYVGSSSDKFAVRLISLYGKAGMFEHAQKLFDQLPSLKRDRSLLHLNALLAASICSKKLDKVDEIFRLLPEKLSLDVDVCTYNTVIKGYCLMGALDPALSLLDEMENMGTGPDLITLNTLLEAFYGNGRFLEGEKLWDLMVSKEFSPSIRSYNTRTRGLLTQNRVADALKLFDEMHDKGIEADTYTFNAFIVWCCRNRDSMGAKNWYSRLVESGCVVDRVTISALVPLLCEKGDFELAHRLCIKAMDKKLFRGTDTLQYVVDFLVRESKVELAKEIVEHGKARKKPQDLELPQAE, encoded by the coding sequence ATGTCCACAGTGCTTGGGCGACTCCATGGCGTCTTCACCAGACGCCCCAGGCTCCCCCGCGTGGACCTCGGCAAACAATGCGACCTCCGGAAACTGGTCACCCAGTTCAAGCAACTCTCCGAGTCAACCGAGTTTCGTCGCAGACGGGTCCTGTACGAGAAGACCGTCCAACGCCTCGCCAAGCACCGGCAGTTCGCCTTGATCGAAGACCTCCTCGAAGACCAGAAGCAGTACGTGGGGAGTTCCAGTGACAAATTCGCGGTCCGTTTGATAAGTCTTTATGGGAAAGCGGGCATGTTCGAGCATGCCCAGAAGCTCTTCGACCAATTGCCCAGCCTAAAGAGGGACCGCTCCCTGCTGCACCTGAATGCCCTCTTGGCGGCCTCTATTTGTTCCAAGAAGCTTGATAAGGTCGATGAGATTTTCCGGCTTTTGCCGGAGAAATTGTCACTGGATGTGGATGTTTGCACGTACAATACAGTTATTAAGGGTTATTGCCTGATGGGTGCTCTTGATCCGGCTCTTTCATTGCTTGATGAGATGGAGAATATGGGGACGGGACCTGATTTGATCACGTTGAATACCCTGCTTGAGGCTTTTTATGGAAATGGCAGGTTCTTGGAGGGAGAGAAGTTATGGGATCTAATGGTGAGCAAGGAATTTAGCCCTAGCATCAGGAGTTACAATACAAGAACTCGTGGGTTACTTACGCAGAACAGAGTCGCCGATGCCCTAAagctgtttgatgaaatgcatgATAAGGGAATCGAGGCTGATACTTATACCTTCAATGCTTTCATTGTTTGGTGTTGCCGAAACAGAGATTCAATGGGGGCCAAGAACTGGTACAGCCGGCTCGTGGAGAGTGGATGTGTTGTTGATCGGGTAACGATATCTGCTCTTGTTCCTCTCCTTTGTGAAAAGGGTGATTTTGAATTGGCTCACAGGCTTTGTATCAAGGCCATGGATAAGAAGTTATTTCGCGGAACCGATACTCTGCAGTATGTTGTGGATTTCTTGGTTCGGGAATCGAAGGTTGAACTGGCAAAAGAGATTGTGGAACATGGCAAGGCGAGGAAAAAACCTCAGGATCTAGAATTGCCTCAGGCAGAGTAA